The Aliiroseovarius pelagivivens genome contains a region encoding:
- a CDS encoding threonine aldolase family protein, with amino-acid sequence MYFASDNTGPVHPNVMAALARANEGYAMPYGADDIMAQVTTRIREIFEAPEAAVYLVATGTAANSISLATLTRPFDTIFCSPEAHIHEDECNAPEFYTGGAKLTLVPAEDAKMSSDALRNSIAGEETRGVHGPQRGPVSITNVTERGTVYSVAEIKALCDVAKGFDLPVHLDGARFANALVALGCTPAEMTWKAGVDVVSFGGTKNGCMGVEAVIFFDPKHAWEFELRRKRGGHLFSKNRFLAAQMLAYLEGDLWLDLARQANAANARLVRGLKQIDGIVFLHEPDANMSFAGWARAGHQRLHDAGAAYYIWEGQLDGDNPDEILTARMVADWSMSDENVDRFIALARG; translated from the coding sequence ATGTATTTCGCCTCTGACAACACGGGTCCCGTGCACCCGAATGTGATGGCCGCTTTGGCACGCGCCAACGAAGGTTACGCCATGCCCTATGGGGCAGACGATATCATGGCACAGGTCACAACCCGCATTCGCGAGATCTTTGAAGCACCCGAAGCGGCGGTGTATCTGGTGGCAACGGGCACGGCGGCAAACTCGATTTCGCTGGCGACTTTAACACGTCCCTTTGACACGATCTTCTGTTCGCCAGAGGCGCATATCCACGAGGACGAGTGCAACGCGCCCGAGTTCTATACTGGCGGCGCGAAACTGACCTTGGTGCCTGCTGAGGACGCGAAAATGTCGTCCGACGCGCTGCGCAACTCCATCGCTGGCGAAGAAACCCGTGGAGTGCACGGCCCGCAGCGCGGCCCGGTGTCGATCACCAATGTGACTGAACGCGGCACAGTCTATTCCGTGGCTGAAATCAAAGCCCTGTGCGATGTGGCCAAGGGTTTCGACCTGCCCGTCCATCTGGACGGTGCACGCTTTGCCAATGCACTCGTCGCTTTGGGATGCACCCCTGCCGAGATGACCTGGAAGGCCGGCGTCGATGTGGTCAGCTTCGGCGGCACCAAGAACGGCTGCATGGGTGTCGAGGCGGTCATTTTCTTCGACCCCAAACACGCTTGGGAATTCGAACTTCGCCGTAAACGCGGCGGGCATCTGTTCTCGAAGAACCGTTTTCTGGCGGCGCAGATGTTGGCCTATCTTGAGGGTGATCTATGGCTGGATCTGGCACGCCAAGCGAACGCGGCCAACGCACGGTTGGTGCGTGGCCTGAAGCAGATCGACGGCATCGTCTTCCTGCACGAACCCGATGCAAACATGAGCTTCGCAGGCTGGGCCCGTGCGGGTCATCAGCGTTTGCATGACGCAGGTGCGGCCTATTACATCTGGGAAGGTCAGCTGGACGGCGACAATCCCGACGAGATCCTGACCGCCCGTATGGTCGCAGACTGGTCCATGTCAGACGAAAACGTCGATCGGTTTATCGCGCTGGCGCGGGGATAA
- a CDS encoding YcgN family cysteine cluster protein: protein MANPLRKKFWERPLDQLTPQEWEALCDGCGKCCLNKLEDEDTGEVVFTRVACRLLDGETCQCSQYDIRLQFVPECIHLTPENIGETAYFMPASCAYRLRHEGKPLYDWHPLVSGDPDSVHKAGRSVQGWTVPEFEVPEEEWEDHLIEEPH, encoded by the coding sequence ATGGCAAATCCCCTGCGCAAAAAATTCTGGGAGCGTCCGCTGGACCAGCTTACCCCCCAAGAATGGGAAGCTCTCTGTGATGGATGCGGCAAATGTTGCCTGAACAAACTTGAAGATGAAGACACCGGAGAGGTCGTCTTTACCCGCGTGGCCTGCCGCCTTCTAGATGGCGAGACCTGCCAGTGCTCGCAATATGACATTCGTCTGCAATTCGTTCCCGAATGCATCCATCTGACGCCAGAGAACATCGGCGAAACAGCCTATTTCATGCCCGCCTCCTGCGCCTATCGCCTGCGTCACGAAGGCAAACCTTTATATGACTGGCACCCGCTGGTCTCGGGCGACCCGGACAGCGTGCACAAGGCTGGGCGCAGCGTTCAGGGCTGGACGGTGCCGGAATTCGAAGTCCCGGAAGAAGAATGGGAAGACCACCTGATCGAGGAGCCACACTGA
- a CDS encoding Dabb family protein: MIRHIVFFTAKRPEDRDRVREGLELLKGIPDCIRLEIAENRFEDPIPGPSPDVVVYGEFEDEAQLAAYKAHPIYQESIARVRPLREMRIAADFLAD; the protein is encoded by the coding sequence ATGATCCGTCATATCGTTTTCTTCACCGCCAAACGCCCCGAAGACCGCGACCGCGTGCGCGAAGGCTTGGAGCTTCTGAAAGGCATCCCAGACTGCATCCGTCTGGAGATCGCCGAGAACCGGTTCGAAGACCCGATTCCCGGCCCATCACCCGATGTGGTCGTCTATGGCGAGTTCGAAGACGAAGCCCAGCTGGCCGCCTATAAGGCGCATCCGATCTATCAAGAATCGATTGCCCGCGTCCGCCCATTGCGCGAGATGCGGATTGCGGCAGATTTTCTGGCCGACTGA
- a CDS encoding bifunctional riboflavin kinase/FAD synthetase: protein MRIIRDYQFVEPSDRGATAVIGNFDGVHLGHQYVIDIARQKATELGAPLGVMTFEPHPREYFAPKAPPFRLMNADTRAHRLEKLGIEALFELSFNDTLSALTPEEFARDVIVDGLGLTHVFVGADFHFGKDRAGTPAVLETLGQELGFGVTVAPLMSDDVGEVSSTAIRTALTEGRPRDAARMLGHWHRIDGEVIRGDQRGRDLGFPTANMSISGLHPPKFGVYAIEVEILTGPHQGTYGGAASMGTRPMFGENLPNIESFIFDFKGDIYGEQLSVALIEYLRPEEVFDGLDALIAQMDADCARARDILSQLAGRP, encoded by the coding sequence ATGCGGATCATTCGTGACTATCAGTTTGTTGAACCATCTGACCGGGGCGCCACGGCTGTCATCGGAAATTTCGATGGCGTGCATCTGGGCCACCAGTATGTCATCGACATCGCGCGCCAGAAAGCGACCGAACTGGGTGCCCCTTTGGGCGTCATGACGTTCGAACCTCATCCGCGTGAATACTTCGCCCCGAAAGCCCCTCCGTTTCGCCTGATGAACGCCGACACGCGCGCGCACCGGCTGGAAAAGCTGGGGATCGAGGCGCTGTTTGAACTCAGCTTCAACGACACGCTGTCGGCGCTGACACCTGAAGAATTCGCCCGCGATGTGATCGTAGACGGGCTGGGCCTGACCCATGTGTTCGTTGGCGCAGATTTCCATTTCGGCAAGGACCGGGCGGGAACACCGGCCGTGTTGGAAACGCTGGGGCAAGAACTGGGATTCGGCGTGACCGTCGCCCCCCTGATGTCAGATGACGTGGGCGAGGTCAGCTCGACCGCAATCCGCACAGCCCTGACCGAAGGCCGCCCACGTGACGCCGCGCGGATGCTGGGCCACTGGCACCGCATTGATGGCGAGGTGATCCGGGGCGACCAGCGCGGTCGCGATCTGGGCTTCCCTACCGCGAACATGTCGATCTCTGGGCTGCATCCACCGAAATTCGGCGTCTATGCGATCGAGGTCGAGATCCTGACCGGCCCGCATCAGGGCACCTACGGCGGCGCGGCCTCGATGGGAACGCGCCCGATGTTCGGGGAGAACCTGCCCAACATCGAAAGCTTCATTTTCGACTTTAAAGGCGACATCTATGGCGAGCAGCTGTCCGTTGCTTTGATCGAGTATCTGCGCCCGGAAGAGGTGTTCGACGGTCTCGACGCACTGATCGCACAGATGGACGCAGACTGCGCACGTGCGCGCGATATTCTCTCTCAACTAGCGGGCCGCCCATGA
- a CDS encoding MaoC family dehydratase — protein sequence MLDNFPRGTICIEELEIGMSRHIVKEVTDRDIELFAEVSTDRNPVHLDDEFAKDTIFEGRIAHGMLSAGLISAVIGEQLPGHGTIYMGQQLTFLAPVRPGDVVRAEVTVMDIDHAKRRVTLKTVCLVDGKPVLKGEAKVLAPSAKLD from the coding sequence ATGTTGGACAACTTCCCACGCGGAACGATCTGCATTGAAGAGCTGGAAATTGGTATGTCGCGCCACATCGTCAAAGAAGTGACGGACCGCGACATTGAACTGTTTGCCGAGGTCTCGACCGACCGCAATCCGGTGCATCTGGATGACGAATTTGCCAAAGACACGATCTTTGAGGGGCGCATCGCCCACGGAATGCTCAGCGCTGGGCTGATCTCGGCCGTGATTGGCGAACAGCTGCCCGGGCATGGCACCATCTATATGGGTCAGCAACTGACCTTCCTGGCCCCCGTACGCCCCGGAGACGTCGTGCGCGCCGAGGTGACCGTTATGGACATCGATCACGCCAAACGCCGGGTTACACTGAAGACCGTTTGCCTTGTGGATGGGAAACCCGTTCTAAAGGGCGAAGCAAAGGTGCTCGCACCTTCGGCCAAGCTGGACTAA
- a CDS encoding TIGR01459 family HAD-type hydrolase, with the protein MTRIITSLSEISANYDALFVDLWGCVHNGITAFDEAVAALRSYRANGGYVVLVTNSPKPRAGVMEQLPDFGVPADCYDTIATSGDSARAAMFTGAVGNKVYFMGEWERDAGFFEPMEVIDTPVDITRVPVAEAEGIVCCGPFDPMADLEELRPALMMAKQLGQKLLCANPDIIVDRGEAREWCAGAVAKMYAEMGGESLYFGKPHPPIYDLARRRMVAEGRSTPDNRILAIGDGIATDIKGALGEDIDSLFITGGLAREETQTRSQPDPDTLDQYIQSQMITPTYAIGYLR; encoded by the coding sequence ATGACCCGTATCATCACCAGCTTGTCCGAGATTTCCGCCAACTACGACGCCCTGTTCGTCGATCTGTGGGGCTGTGTGCATAACGGAATCACCGCGTTTGACGAAGCCGTCGCCGCCCTGCGCTCCTATCGTGCAAATGGCGGCTATGTGGTGCTGGTCACGAATTCTCCCAAACCCCGCGCGGGCGTGATGGAGCAGTTGCCGGACTTCGGCGTGCCCGCGGATTGCTATGACACCATCGCCACCTCGGGCGACAGCGCGCGTGCCGCGATGTTCACTGGGGCGGTTGGCAACAAAGTCTATTTCATGGGCGAATGGGAGCGGGACGCGGGCTTCTTCGAGCCGATGGAGGTGATCGACACCCCGGTCGACATCACGCGTGTACCGGTGGCCGAGGCCGAGGGAATCGTCTGCTGCGGGCCCTTCGATCCGATGGCCGATCTGGAAGAATTGCGCCCTGCCCTGATGATGGCAAAGCAGTTGGGGCAAAAGCTGCTCTGCGCGAATCCAGACATCATCGTGGACCGTGGCGAAGCACGCGAATGGTGCGCAGGCGCCGTGGCAAAAATGTATGCCGAGATGGGCGGCGAGAGCTTGTATTTCGGCAAGCCGCATCCCCCGATCTATGACCTTGCCCGCCGCCGCATGGTGGCCGAGGGGCGGTCGACACCGGACAATCGCATTCTGGCCATTGGCGATGGAATCGCGACCGACATTAAAGGCGCGTTGGGCGAGGATATCGATTCTCTTTTCATCACGGGCGGGCTAGCGCGCGAAGAGACACAAACCCGGTCTCAGCCCGATCCAGACACGCTGGATCAGTATATCCAGTCTCAGATGATTACACCGACCTATGCGATCGGCTATCTACGCTGA
- a CDS encoding manganese-dependent inorganic pyrophosphatase, with amino-acid sequence MTTLVFGHKSPDTDSTGSPLVWAWYLNEVKGVDAKPVLLGQPNTEAAFMLKRWGFDMLDIIEDVADDQACVIVDTNNPAELPANINGADVQAIIDHHKLVGGLETKGPIDITIRPLACTATIMYDLMGDDAAKMPENIKGAALTCILSDTLEFRSPTTTDRDREVVAALAADLGVNVTEYAAEMFAAKSDVSKFSDAELIRMDSKEYEVSGTKFRVSVLETTAPEIPLGRKESLIETFKTVAAEDGVDEVLLFVVDILKEEATLLIPNDVVKGVAEKSFGATVEGDAVVLPGIMSRKKQIIPNLVV; translated from the coding sequence ATGACAACCCTCGTATTCGGCCACAAATCCCCCGACACCGACTCGACCGGCTCGCCACTGGTTTGGGCTTGGTACCTGAATGAAGTGAAAGGCGTCGACGCCAAGCCGGTTCTGCTTGGCCAGCCCAACACCGAAGCCGCCTTCATGCTGAAGCGCTGGGGCTTTGACATGCTGGACATCATCGAGGACGTGGCCGACGATCAGGCTTGCGTTATCGTCGACACCAACAACCCCGCCGAGCTGCCCGCAAACATCAACGGCGCAGACGTTCAGGCCATCATCGACCACCACAAGCTGGTTGGCGGTCTGGAAACCAAAGGCCCGATCGACATCACCATCCGTCCGCTGGCCTGCACCGCGACCATCATGTACGACCTGATGGGTGACGACGCTGCCAAGATGCCGGAAAACATCAAAGGCGCTGCCCTGACCTGCATCCTGTCGGATACGCTGGAATTCCGTTCGCCCACCACCACCGACCGCGACCGCGAAGTTGTGGCTGCTCTGGCCGCTGATCTGGGCGTGAACGTCACTGAATATGCAGCCGAGATGTTCGCCGCCAAGTCGGACGTGTCCAAGTTCTCGGATGCTGAACTGATCCGCATGGACTCGAAAGAATACGAAGTGTCGGGCACCAAGTTCCGCGTATCGGTTCTGGAAACCACCGCACCGGAAATCCCGCTGGGCCGCAAAGAAAGCCTGATCGAGACCTTCAAAACCGTCGCTGCCGAAGACGGCGTGGACGAGGTTCTGCTGTTCGTCGTGGACATCCTGAAGGAAGAAGCCACCCTGCTGATTCCGAACGACGTGGTCAAAGGCGTAGCTGAAAAGAGCTTTGGCGCCACCGTCGAGGGCGACGCCGTTGTCCTGCCCGGCATCATGAGCCGCAAAAAGCAGATCATTCCGAACCTGGTTGTGTAA
- a CDS encoding DUF2161 domain-containing phosphodiesterase: MTKPAETDLYAPVKSWLEGLGYEVKAEVGAADVVALREGDSVPVIVELKAGFSLTLLQQAVARQAISDLVYVAVPRWAGKPGWRAFKGNVGLCKRLGLGVVSVRLKDGVVQVHADPGPFQPRKSKVKAKRLLSEFARREGDPNTGGTNGKLVTAYRQDAEKLRAYLAEHGPSRGAEVAKATGVGKATNMMAINHYGWFARVERGIYDLTPTGRDPE, translated from the coding sequence GTGACCAAACCTGCTGAAACTGACCTATACGCCCCCGTCAAATCCTGGCTCGAGGGTCTTGGCTATGAGGTCAAGGCCGAGGTCGGGGCGGCGGATGTAGTGGCCCTACGCGAGGGCGACAGCGTACCGGTGATCGTCGAGCTGAAGGCGGGGTTCTCGCTGACACTGCTGCAGCAGGCCGTCGCGCGGCAAGCGATCAGCGATCTGGTTTATGTGGCCGTGCCGCGTTGGGCGGGCAAACCGGGGTGGCGGGCGTTCAAGGGAAATGTCGGGCTGTGCAAGCGGTTGGGACTGGGCGTTGTCTCGGTCCGATTGAAGGATGGGGTCGTGCAGGTACACGCCGATCCGGGCCCGTTTCAGCCGCGCAAGTCCAAGGTGAAGGCCAAGCGGCTTTTGTCCGAATTCGCCCGGCGCGAAGGGGATCCGAATACCGGTGGCACCAACGGCAAGCTCGTCACGGCCTATCGACAGGACGCCGAGAAGTTGCGCGCCTATCTGGCCGAGCATGGCCCAAGTCGCGGAGCGGAGGTTGCCAAGGCAACGGGCGTAGGGAAGGCGACCAACATGATGGCGATCAACCATTATGGGTGGTTCGCACGGGTCGAGCGTGGGATTTATGACCTGACGCCAACGGGGCGTGACCCGGAATGA
- a CDS encoding cytochrome-c peroxidase: MRPLLTIALLAATASPVFAFDTLEELGEALFFDVNLSKNRTQSCATCHDPEFAFVDPRETTTGRAVSLGDDGESLGDRSAPTAGYAMFTPDFEQLDVSAWRGGMFWDGRAAGLAGQAGGPPLNPIEMGMPDKTSVVARLQEDADYVTSFKALFGDGIWASDDAAYDAMTQAIAAFESTPLFAPFDSKYDRFLRGEVELTPEEELGRVLFTSQQFTNCNLCHQLRPSPIAPDETFTNYEYHNIGVPVNAAVRAANGASGLDAGLLANPDVDAASAAGRFKVPTLRNVAVTGPYMHNGVFKDLRTVVLFYNKYNTRNPDRQINPETGKPWAMPEIPQNLSVMELTEGPALDDRRIDALVAFMKTLTDQRYEHLLED, translated from the coding sequence ATGCGCCCGCTTCTGACAATTGCCCTTCTGGCCGCCACGGCCTCTCCTGTATTTGCGTTCGACACGCTAGAGGAACTGGGCGAGGCACTGTTCTTTGATGTGAACCTGTCTAAGAACCGCACACAATCCTGTGCAACTTGCCATGATCCCGAATTCGCCTTTGTCGACCCGCGCGAGACGACTACCGGACGTGCCGTGTCCTTGGGAGATGATGGCGAAAGCCTTGGCGATCGCAGCGCACCTACTGCCGGTTACGCGATGTTCACACCGGACTTCGAGCAGTTGGACGTTTCCGCATGGCGCGGAGGGATGTTCTGGGATGGTCGTGCCGCCGGACTGGCCGGGCAGGCGGGTGGGCCGCCCCTGAACCCAATTGAAATGGGGATGCCGGACAAAACCTCGGTTGTCGCACGTCTGCAAGAGGACGCGGACTATGTCACGTCGTTCAAGGCGCTGTTTGGGGACGGGATCTGGGCGTCGGATGACGCGGCCTATGACGCGATGACACAAGCGATCGCCGCGTTTGAAAGCACGCCGCTTTTCGCGCCCTTTGACAGCAAATACGACCGCTTCCTGCGGGGCGAGGTCGAATTGACGCCAGAAGAAGAGCTGGGGCGCGTTCTGTTCACCTCGCAGCAGTTCACCAACTGCAACCTGTGCCACCAACTACGCCCGTCCCCCATCGCGCCGGACGAGACGTTCACGAATTACGAGTATCACAATATCGGCGTTCCGGTGAATGCTGCGGTGCGTGCGGCAAACGGTGCATCAGGCTTGGATGCCGGGTTGCTCGCCAATCCCGATGTCGACGCGGCCTCAGCCGCCGGTCGTTTCAAAGTGCCCACCCTGCGCAATGTGGCCGTGACCGGTCCCTATATGCACAACGGTGTGTTCAAGGATCTGCGCACGGTGGTGCTGTTTTATAACAAGTACAACACCAGGAACCCGGATCGGCAGATCAATCCGGAAACCGGAAAACCATGGGCGATGCCAGAGATTCCGCAAAACCTGTCCGTTATGGAGCTGACCGAAGGCCCTGCTTTGGATGATCGACGGATTGATGCGTTGGTCGCATTCATGAAGACGCTGACGGATCAGCGATACGAGCATTTGCTGGAAGACTAA
- a CDS encoding co-chaperone GroES, with the protein MAFTPLHDRVLVRRVESDEKTAGGLIIPESAKEKPAEGLVVAVGAGAKDDDGDRIAMDVKEGDKILFGKWSGTEITVDGEELLIMKEADIMGILS; encoded by the coding sequence ATGGCTTTTACCCCGCTGCATGACCGCGTGCTTGTTCGCCGCGTTGAGAGCGACGAAAAAACCGCTGGTGGTCTGATCATTCCGGAAAGCGCTAAGGAAAAACCGGCCGAAGGTCTGGTTGTGGCCGTAGGCGCTGGCGCCAAGGACGACGACGGCGATCGCATCGCAATGGACGTCAAAGAAGGCGACAAGATCCTTTTCGGCAAATGGTCCGGCACCGAAATCACCGTCGACGGTGAAGAGCTGCTGATCATGAAAGAAGCCGACATCATGGGCATCCTGTCCTGA
- the groL gene encoding chaperonin GroEL (60 kDa chaperone family; promotes refolding of misfolded polypeptides especially under stressful conditions; forms two stacked rings of heptamers to form a barrel-shaped 14mer; ends can be capped by GroES; misfolded proteins enter the barrel where they are refolded when GroES binds), which translates to MAAKDVKFATDARNAMLRGVNVLADAVKVTLGPKGRNVVLDKSFGAPRITKDGVSVAKEIELEDKFENMGAQMVKEVASRTNDEAGDGTTTATVLAQAIVREGLKQVAAGLNPMDLKRGIDLATAKVVEGIKASARDVADSDEVAQVGTISANGEAEIGQQIADAMQKVGNEGVITVEENKGLETETTVVEGMQFDRGYLSPYFVTNPDKMIADLDDCLVLLHEKKLSSLQSMVPLLEQVIQSQKPLLIIAEDVEGEALATLVVNKLRGGLKIAAVKAPGFGDRRKAMLQDIAILTGGQVISEDLGMKLESVTMDMLGTAKKIEITKDETTIVDGAGEKAEIEARVAQIRTQAEETTSDYDREKLQERVAKLAGGVAVIRVGGMTEVEVKERKDRVDDALNATRAAVQEGVIVGGGVALVQAGKALVGLEGANSDQNAGIVIVRKAIEAPLRQIAENAGVDGAVVAGKVRESDDTSFGFNAQTEEYGDMFSFGVIDPAKVTRTALEDAASIAGLLITTEAMVADKPSKDGGAGAGMPDMGGMGGMGGMM; encoded by the coding sequence ATGGCTGCTAAGGACGTAAAGTTCGCTACCGATGCCCGCAATGCAATGCTGCGCGGCGTCAACGTACTGGCTGACGCTGTCAAAGTGACCCTGGGCCCGAAAGGCCGCAACGTGGTTCTGGACAAGTCGTTCGGTGCCCCGCGCATCACCAAAGACGGTGTGTCGGTTGCCAAAGAGATCGAGCTGGAAGACAAGTTCGAAAACATGGGCGCGCAGATGGTCAAAGAAGTGGCTTCGCGCACCAATGACGAAGCTGGCGACGGCACCACCACTGCAACCGTTCTGGCCCAAGCGATTGTTCGCGAAGGCCTGAAGCAGGTTGCAGCTGGCCTGAACCCGATGGATCTGAAGCGCGGCATCGACCTGGCAACTGCTAAAGTTGTTGAAGGCATCAAAGCTTCGGCGCGTGACGTTGCAGACAGCGACGAAGTTGCACAGGTTGGCACCATCTCGGCCAACGGCGAAGCCGAAATCGGCCAGCAGATCGCAGACGCGATGCAAAAAGTTGGCAACGAAGGCGTTATCACCGTTGAAGAGAACAAGGGTCTGGAAACCGAGACCACTGTTGTTGAAGGCATGCAGTTCGACCGCGGTTACCTGTCGCCGTACTTCGTGACCAACCCCGACAAGATGATTGCTGATCTGGACGACTGTCTGGTTCTGCTGCACGAGAAGAAACTGTCGTCGCTGCAGTCGATGGTTCCGCTGCTCGAGCAGGTAATCCAGTCGCAGAAGCCTCTGCTGATCATTGCTGAAGACGTTGAAGGCGAAGCTCTGGCAACTCTGGTTGTCAACAAGCTGCGCGGCGGCCTGAAAATCGCTGCTGTTAAAGCTCCGGGCTTTGGCGATCGTCGTAAAGCCATGCTGCAGGACATCGCGATCCTGACCGGCGGCCAGGTGATCTCGGAAGATCTGGGCATGAAGCTCGAGTCCGTCACCATGGACATGCTGGGCACAGCCAAGAAGATCGAAATCACCAAAGACGAAACAACCATCGTCGACGGTGCTGGCGAGAAAGCCGAGATCGAAGCACGTGTTGCTCAGATCCGCACCCAAGCCGAAGAAACCACCTCGGACTACGACCGTGAGAAGCTGCAAGAGCGCGTTGCCAAACTGGCAGGCGGTGTTGCTGTAATCCGCGTCGGTGGCATGACCGAAGTGGAAGTGAAAGAGCGTAAGGACCGTGTGGACGATGCTCTGAACGCGACCCGCGCTGCTGTTCAAGAAGGCGTCATCGTTGGTGGTGGTGTTGCTCTGGTTCAGGCCGGTAAGGCTCTGGTTGGCCTGGAAGGCGCGAACTCGGATCAGAACGCTGGTATCGTGATCGTGCGCAAGGCCATCGAAGCGCCGCTGCGTCAGATCGCTGAAAACGCTGGTGTTGACGGCGCTGTAGTTGCTGGCAAAGTTCGCGAAAGCGACGACACTTCGTTCGGCTTCAACGCTCAGACCGAAGAATATGGCGACATGTTCTCGTTCGGCGTGATCGACCCGGCCAAAGTGACCCGCACCGCTCTGGAAGACGCTGCTTCCATCGCTGGTCTGCTGATCACCACCGAAGCCATGGTTGCTGACAAGCCGTCGAAAGACGGTGGCGCAGGCGCTGGCATGCCCGACATGGGCGGCATGGGCGGCATGGGCGGCATGATGTAA
- a CDS encoding PACE efflux transporter produces the protein MRSGRDRLRYTISFELILMAFLVPVGAIYFDKGVHEIGALGLVLSLKAMALNLVYNWVFDRVDARAGRISSDRSVIGRLLHATGFELTLLVTSLPIYMWWLQLGLIEAIATDLTVTTFVVFYTYAFTLGYDRLFPVRVVA, from the coding sequence ATGCGTAGCGGCCGCGATCGGCTGAGATACACCATCAGTTTCGAGCTGATCTTGATGGCATTTCTTGTGCCCGTGGGCGCGATCTATTTTGACAAAGGCGTGCATGAAATCGGAGCGTTGGGGCTGGTCCTCTCCCTCAAGGCAATGGCTCTGAACCTTGTGTATAACTGGGTCTTTGATCGCGTAGATGCCCGCGCTGGCCGGATTTCCTCTGATCGCTCTGTCATTGGGCGGCTTTTGCACGCGACAGGGTTCGAGCTGACCCTGCTGGTCACATCCCTTCCGATTTACATGTGGTGGCTGCAGCTTGGGCTGATCGAGGCCATTGCCACCGATCTGACCGTAACCACTTTCGTCGTCTTCTATACCTATGCGTTCACCTTGGGTTATGACCGCCTGTTCCCAGTACGCGTGGTTGCCTGA